In a genomic window of Drosophila takahashii strain IR98-3 E-12201 chromosome 3L, DtakHiC1v2, whole genome shotgun sequence:
- the bma gene encoding SCY1-like protein 2 isoform X3: protein MPAGTMFAKFKSTNVAASTATQSVADGNPITQYFEIGKPVACAGPELVWRIHDAYRKSDNKECSVFIFEKKIAEKLHKPRRKETITELLKSSVKTLERFRHPRILQIYHTVEESADTLAFASEPIFASLSNVLAFHESKTYETPNMTPAASGAAAAQAQAAANTLPQRPAHAKEYNFLDMELKYGFLQLTEALAYLHYSGHVIHRNVCPSSILITKRGIWKLAGMEYVERMNENDLNSSIPCPPWSNRVSKMAQPNLDFMAPETQSTSKCSLLSDMFSLGMVICAVFNNGRPLIQAGNSTSNYAKQMESLDDLVHKLMPRLPIALQEATSRMASRDATARPTAQLLQLIKYFIDTPINALKFLDVVNMKDTQQKSQFYKSTLIEAMPLIPRKLWWQNIWPMLKSEINNNEVLAAVLQPVMLFVQEATLTEYDNLMSATMKIIYNTPKSIQASVTILENLHLIIEKTKPEDVTTDIMPMLFYSFDGSTIQVQSAAVVAVANVFDSIDELSIRRMVLPKVKMVFEKNITDPKIVQNVLMCIERVMDRMERAQVMDEVLPLLANIRIPDPDIIMRTVRIYHKLFVDKTYGLTVETMATNVLPLLIPHTVNPALNFEHYCYLLEVLQQMLEAIDRQQRNKLKLDNLSMASPERHRTLRHQFSTDNMNAPPFNIPNLRIDQRKTSSAEDMARKNSGGSGMLGGWWFGCSPSSPDSNFLRVGNVFPNRRLSDNTLMTPKIRIAPSCASSPGGTPGSGLPTRRHSSIGPQERRGSTINLSPPTYGARGSSGSSLSVPSTSVYVKSPLLYSQKQGGSMPNTSSSVPFLLSSSMQSIRSRRQSTVLSSGPLGSGSGLLQQLGSGMYQLFSGRN from the exons ATGCCCGCCGGCACAATGTTCGCCAAATTCAAGAGCACCAACGTGGCCGCCTCCACAGCCACGCAGAGCGTCGCCGATGGCAATCCCATTACGCAGTACTTCGAAATCGGCAAGCCGGTGGCCTGTGCCGGCCCAGAGTTGGTTTGGCGCATCCATGATGCATACCGCAAGAGCGACAACAAG GAATGTTCGGTGTTTATATTCGAGAAGAAAATTGCGGAGAAGCTGCACAAACCGCGACGCAAGGAGACCATAACGGAGCTGCTAAAGAGTTCGGTGAAGACACTGGAGCGCTTCCGCCATCCGCGG ATACTGCAAATCTATCACACGGTCGAGGAGAGTGCGGATACACTGGCCTTCGCCTCCGAGCCCATCTTCGCCAGCCTCTCGAATGTGCTGGCCTTTCAC GAGTCGAAGACCTACGAGACTCCCAACATGACGCCAGCGGCGAGCGGAGCGGCAGCGGCCCAGGCCCAAGCGGCGGCAAACACCTTGCCCCAGCGACCGGCCCATGCCAAGGAATACAATTTCTTGGACATGGAGCTGAAGTACGGCTTTCTCCAG CTGACCGAGGCACTGGCGTATCTTCACTATTCCGGTCACGTAATTCATCGCAATGTGTGTCCATCTTCTATACTAATAACCAAGCGCGGTATCTGGAAGCTGGCCGGCATGGAATATGTGG AGAGAATGAACGAGAACGATTTGAACAGCTCCATTCCGTGTCCACCGTGGAGCAACCGGGTGTCCAAGATGGCCCAGCCAAATCTCGACTTTATGG CTCCCGAAACTCAGTCAACGTCCAAATGCAGCCTACTCAGCGACATGTTCTCGCTGGGGATGGTGATCTGTGCGGTCTTCAACAACGGAAGGCCGCTGATACAGGCCGGCAACTCCACCTCCAACTATGCCAAGCAAATGGAATCG CTGGATGATCTGGTCCACAAGTTGATGCCCAGGCTGCCAATTGCCCTGCAGGAGGCCACTTCGCGCATGGCCAGTCGGGATGCAACGGCCAGGCCCACCGCCCAACTGCTGCAGCTCATCAAGTACTTCAT CGATACGCCTATAAACGCTCTCAAATTCCTGGACGTGGTCAACATGAAGGACACGCAGCAGAAGTCCCAGTTCTACAAGAGCACCTTGATAGAGGCCATGCCGTTGATACCACGC AAACTCTGGTGGCAGAACATCTGGCCCATGCTTAAATCGGAGATCAACAATAACGAGGTCCTCGCCGCGGTCCTGCAGCCGGTCATGCTCTTTGTCCAGGAAGCCACGCTCACGGAGTACGACAACCTCATGTCGGCCACCATGAA AATCATCTACAATACACCGAAATCCATTCAGGCCAGCGTTACGATACTTGAGAATTTGCATTTGATTATCGAGAAGACGAAGCCGGAGGACGTCACCACAGACATTATGCCGATGTTGTTCTACTCCTTCGACGGTTCCACGATACAAGTGCAG AGCGCAGCTGTTGTGGCTGTGGCCAATGTGTTTGATAGCATCGATGAGCTCTCCATTCGCCGCATGGTCCTGCCCAAGGTGAAAATGGTGTTCGAGAAGAACATTACCGATCCGAAGATAGTGCAGAACGTGCTAATGTGCATTGAGCGGGTAATGGACCGCATGGAACGGGCTCAG GTAATGGATGAGGTCCTGCCGCTGCTGGCGAACATTCGCATTCCCGATCCCGATATCATCATGCGTACTGTGC GCATCTATCATAAACTGTTTGTGGACAAAACGTACGGGTTGACCGTGGAGACGATGGCTACCAACGTGCTGCCCCTGCTCATTCCGCACACCGTAAATCCGGCACTCAATTTCGAGCATTATTGCTATCTACTGGAG GTGTTGCAGCAAATGCTGGAGGCCATCGATCGGCAGCAGAGAAACAAGTTGAAGCTGGACAACCTGTCGATGGCCTCGCCGGAACGCCACCGCACCCTGCGCCACCAATTCTCCACGGACAACATGAACGCGCCGCCCTTCAACATCCCCAACTTGCGAATAGATCAACGCAAGACGTCCAGCGCCGAGGACATGGCCCGCAAAAACTCAGGCG GCTCCGGCATGCTGGGCGGCTGGTGGTTCGGATGCTCGCCCTCGTCGCCGGACAGCAATTTCCTGCGCGTGGGCAACGTGTTCCCCAACCGGCGACTCTCGGACAACACGCTGATGACCCCCAAGATCCGGATAGCGCCCTCGTGCGCCTCCTCGCCGGGCGGTACTCCTGGCAGCGGGCTGCCGACGCGACGCCACTCGAGCATTGGGCCACAGGAGCGGCGTGGCTCCACCATCAATTTGTCACCGCCAACT tacGGTGCCCGCGGTAGCTCCGGATCGAGTCTATCGGTGCCATCCACCTCGGTCTATGTT AAATCTCCTTTATTGTACTCCCAAAAACAGGGTGGCTCCATGCCGAACACCTCGAGCAGTGTTCCCTTCCTGCTGTCGTCTAGTATGCAGTCGATAAGGTCGCGTCGCCAGTCCACCGTCCTCTCGTCGGGACCCTTGGGCTCCGGATCGGGGCTGCTGCAGCAACTGGGATCCGGCATG TATCAACTATTCTCCGGACGTAACTAA
- the bma gene encoding SCY1-like protein 2 isoform X4 — protein sequence MPAGTMFAKFKSTNVAASTATQSVADGNPITQYFEIGKPVACAGPELVWRIHDAYRKSDNKECSVFIFEKKIAEKLHKPRRKETITELLKSSVKTLERFRHPRILQIYHTVEESADTLAFASEPIFASLSNVLAFHESKTYETPNMTPAASGAAAAQAQAAANTLPQRPAHAKEYNFLDMELKYGFLQLTEALAYLHYSGHVIHRNVCPSSILITKRGIWKLAGMEYVERMNENDLNSSIPCPPWSNRVSKMAQPNLDFMAPETQSTSKCSLLSDMFSLGMVICAVFNNGRPLIQAGNSTSNYAKQMESLDDLVHKLMPRLPIALQEATSRMASRDATARPTAQLLQLIKYFIDTPINALKFLDVVNMKDTQQKSQFYKSTLIEAMPLIPRKLWWQNIWPMLKSEINNNEVLAAVLQPVMLFVQEATLTEYDNLMSATMKIIYNTPKSIQASVTILENLHLIIEKTKPEDVTTDIMPMLFYSFDGSTIQVQSAAVVAVANVFDSIDELSIRRMVLPKVKMVFEKNITDPKIVQNVLMCIERVMDRMERAQVMDEVLPLLANIRIPDPDIIMRTVRIYHKLFVDKTYGLTVETMATNVLPLLIPHTVNPALNFEHYCYLLEVLQQMLEAIDRQQRNKLKLDNLSMASPERHRTLRHQFSTDNMNAPPFNIPNLRIDQRKTSSAEDMARKNSGGSGMLGGWWFGCSPSSPDSNFLRVGNVFPNRRLSDNTLMTPKIRIAPSCASSPGGTPGSGLPTRRHSSIGPQERRGSTINLSPPTGGSMPNTSSSVPFLLSSSMQSIRSRRQSTVLSSGPLGSGSGLLQQLGSGMYQLFSGRN from the exons ATGCCCGCCGGCACAATGTTCGCCAAATTCAAGAGCACCAACGTGGCCGCCTCCACAGCCACGCAGAGCGTCGCCGATGGCAATCCCATTACGCAGTACTTCGAAATCGGCAAGCCGGTGGCCTGTGCCGGCCCAGAGTTGGTTTGGCGCATCCATGATGCATACCGCAAGAGCGACAACAAG GAATGTTCGGTGTTTATATTCGAGAAGAAAATTGCGGAGAAGCTGCACAAACCGCGACGCAAGGAGACCATAACGGAGCTGCTAAAGAGTTCGGTGAAGACACTGGAGCGCTTCCGCCATCCGCGG ATACTGCAAATCTATCACACGGTCGAGGAGAGTGCGGATACACTGGCCTTCGCCTCCGAGCCCATCTTCGCCAGCCTCTCGAATGTGCTGGCCTTTCAC GAGTCGAAGACCTACGAGACTCCCAACATGACGCCAGCGGCGAGCGGAGCGGCAGCGGCCCAGGCCCAAGCGGCGGCAAACACCTTGCCCCAGCGACCGGCCCATGCCAAGGAATACAATTTCTTGGACATGGAGCTGAAGTACGGCTTTCTCCAG CTGACCGAGGCACTGGCGTATCTTCACTATTCCGGTCACGTAATTCATCGCAATGTGTGTCCATCTTCTATACTAATAACCAAGCGCGGTATCTGGAAGCTGGCCGGCATGGAATATGTGG AGAGAATGAACGAGAACGATTTGAACAGCTCCATTCCGTGTCCACCGTGGAGCAACCGGGTGTCCAAGATGGCCCAGCCAAATCTCGACTTTATGG CTCCCGAAACTCAGTCAACGTCCAAATGCAGCCTACTCAGCGACATGTTCTCGCTGGGGATGGTGATCTGTGCGGTCTTCAACAACGGAAGGCCGCTGATACAGGCCGGCAACTCCACCTCCAACTATGCCAAGCAAATGGAATCG CTGGATGATCTGGTCCACAAGTTGATGCCCAGGCTGCCAATTGCCCTGCAGGAGGCCACTTCGCGCATGGCCAGTCGGGATGCAACGGCCAGGCCCACCGCCCAACTGCTGCAGCTCATCAAGTACTTCAT CGATACGCCTATAAACGCTCTCAAATTCCTGGACGTGGTCAACATGAAGGACACGCAGCAGAAGTCCCAGTTCTACAAGAGCACCTTGATAGAGGCCATGCCGTTGATACCACGC AAACTCTGGTGGCAGAACATCTGGCCCATGCTTAAATCGGAGATCAACAATAACGAGGTCCTCGCCGCGGTCCTGCAGCCGGTCATGCTCTTTGTCCAGGAAGCCACGCTCACGGAGTACGACAACCTCATGTCGGCCACCATGAA AATCATCTACAATACACCGAAATCCATTCAGGCCAGCGTTACGATACTTGAGAATTTGCATTTGATTATCGAGAAGACGAAGCCGGAGGACGTCACCACAGACATTATGCCGATGTTGTTCTACTCCTTCGACGGTTCCACGATACAAGTGCAG AGCGCAGCTGTTGTGGCTGTGGCCAATGTGTTTGATAGCATCGATGAGCTCTCCATTCGCCGCATGGTCCTGCCCAAGGTGAAAATGGTGTTCGAGAAGAACATTACCGATCCGAAGATAGTGCAGAACGTGCTAATGTGCATTGAGCGGGTAATGGACCGCATGGAACGGGCTCAG GTAATGGATGAGGTCCTGCCGCTGCTGGCGAACATTCGCATTCCCGATCCCGATATCATCATGCGTACTGTGC GCATCTATCATAAACTGTTTGTGGACAAAACGTACGGGTTGACCGTGGAGACGATGGCTACCAACGTGCTGCCCCTGCTCATTCCGCACACCGTAAATCCGGCACTCAATTTCGAGCATTATTGCTATCTACTGGAG GTGTTGCAGCAAATGCTGGAGGCCATCGATCGGCAGCAGAGAAACAAGTTGAAGCTGGACAACCTGTCGATGGCCTCGCCGGAACGCCACCGCACCCTGCGCCACCAATTCTCCACGGACAACATGAACGCGCCGCCCTTCAACATCCCCAACTTGCGAATAGATCAACGCAAGACGTCCAGCGCCGAGGACATGGCCCGCAAAAACTCAGGCG GCTCCGGCATGCTGGGCGGCTGGTGGTTCGGATGCTCGCCCTCGTCGCCGGACAGCAATTTCCTGCGCGTGGGCAACGTGTTCCCCAACCGGCGACTCTCGGACAACACGCTGATGACCCCCAAGATCCGGATAGCGCCCTCGTGCGCCTCCTCGCCGGGCGGTACTCCTGGCAGCGGGCTGCCGACGCGACGCCACTCGAGCATTGGGCCACAGGAGCGGCGTGGCTCCACCATCAATTTGTCACCGCCAACT GGTGGCTCCATGCCGAACACCTCGAGCAGTGTTCCCTTCCTGCTGTCGTCTAGTATGCAGTCGATAAGGTCGCGTCGCCAGTCCACCGTCCTCTCGTCGGGACCCTTGGGCTCCGGATCGGGGCTGCTGCAGCAACTGGGATCCGGCATG TATCAACTATTCTCCGGACGTAACTAA
- the bma gene encoding SCY1-like protein 2 isoform X1 — MPAGTMFAKFKSTNVAASTATQSVADGNPITQYFEIGKPVACAGPELVWRIHDAYRKSDNKECSVFIFEKKIAEKLHKPRRKETITELLKSSVKTLERFRHPRILQIYHTVEESADTLAFASEPIFASLSNVLAFHESKTYETPNMTPAASGAAAAQAQAAANTLPQRPAHAKEYNFLDMELKYGFLQLTEALAYLHYSGHVIHRNVCPSSILITKRGIWKLAGMEYVERMNENDLNSSIPCPPWSNRVSKMAQPNLDFMAPETQSTSKCSLLSDMFSLGMVICAVFNNGRPLIQAGNSTSNYAKQMESLDDLVHKLMPRLPIALQEATSRMASRDATARPTAQLLQLIKYFIDTPINALKFLDVVNMKDTQQKSQFYKSTLIEAMPLIPRKLWWQNIWPMLKSEINNNEVLAAVLQPVMLFVQEATLTEYDNLMSATMKIIYNTPKSIQASVTILENLHLIIEKTKPEDVTTDIMPMLFYSFDGSTIQVQSAAVVAVANVFDSIDELSIRRMVLPKVKMVFEKNITDPKIVQNVLMCIERVMDRMERAQVMDEVLPLLANIRIPDPDIIMRTVRIYHKLFVDKTYGLTVETMATNVLPLLIPHTVNPALNFEHYCYLLEVLQQMLEAIDRQQRNKLKLDNLSMASPERHRTLRHQFSTDNMNAPPFNIPNLRIDQRKTSSAEDMARKNSGGSGMLGGWWFGCSPSSPDSNFLRVGNVFPNRRLSDNTLMTPKIRIAPSCASSPGGTPGSGLPTRRHSSIGPQERRGSTINLSPPTYGARGSSGSSLSVPSTSVYVKSPLLYSQKQGGSMPNTSSSVPFLLSSSMQSIRSRRQSTVLSSGPLGSGSGLLQQLGSGMVRQLTSVSGTVSPVPLLRVNGTRNSHSNVRKCPSLNITFSQ; from the exons ATGCCCGCCGGCACAATGTTCGCCAAATTCAAGAGCACCAACGTGGCCGCCTCCACAGCCACGCAGAGCGTCGCCGATGGCAATCCCATTACGCAGTACTTCGAAATCGGCAAGCCGGTGGCCTGTGCCGGCCCAGAGTTGGTTTGGCGCATCCATGATGCATACCGCAAGAGCGACAACAAG GAATGTTCGGTGTTTATATTCGAGAAGAAAATTGCGGAGAAGCTGCACAAACCGCGACGCAAGGAGACCATAACGGAGCTGCTAAAGAGTTCGGTGAAGACACTGGAGCGCTTCCGCCATCCGCGG ATACTGCAAATCTATCACACGGTCGAGGAGAGTGCGGATACACTGGCCTTCGCCTCCGAGCCCATCTTCGCCAGCCTCTCGAATGTGCTGGCCTTTCAC GAGTCGAAGACCTACGAGACTCCCAACATGACGCCAGCGGCGAGCGGAGCGGCAGCGGCCCAGGCCCAAGCGGCGGCAAACACCTTGCCCCAGCGACCGGCCCATGCCAAGGAATACAATTTCTTGGACATGGAGCTGAAGTACGGCTTTCTCCAG CTGACCGAGGCACTGGCGTATCTTCACTATTCCGGTCACGTAATTCATCGCAATGTGTGTCCATCTTCTATACTAATAACCAAGCGCGGTATCTGGAAGCTGGCCGGCATGGAATATGTGG AGAGAATGAACGAGAACGATTTGAACAGCTCCATTCCGTGTCCACCGTGGAGCAACCGGGTGTCCAAGATGGCCCAGCCAAATCTCGACTTTATGG CTCCCGAAACTCAGTCAACGTCCAAATGCAGCCTACTCAGCGACATGTTCTCGCTGGGGATGGTGATCTGTGCGGTCTTCAACAACGGAAGGCCGCTGATACAGGCCGGCAACTCCACCTCCAACTATGCCAAGCAAATGGAATCG CTGGATGATCTGGTCCACAAGTTGATGCCCAGGCTGCCAATTGCCCTGCAGGAGGCCACTTCGCGCATGGCCAGTCGGGATGCAACGGCCAGGCCCACCGCCCAACTGCTGCAGCTCATCAAGTACTTCAT CGATACGCCTATAAACGCTCTCAAATTCCTGGACGTGGTCAACATGAAGGACACGCAGCAGAAGTCCCAGTTCTACAAGAGCACCTTGATAGAGGCCATGCCGTTGATACCACGC AAACTCTGGTGGCAGAACATCTGGCCCATGCTTAAATCGGAGATCAACAATAACGAGGTCCTCGCCGCGGTCCTGCAGCCGGTCATGCTCTTTGTCCAGGAAGCCACGCTCACGGAGTACGACAACCTCATGTCGGCCACCATGAA AATCATCTACAATACACCGAAATCCATTCAGGCCAGCGTTACGATACTTGAGAATTTGCATTTGATTATCGAGAAGACGAAGCCGGAGGACGTCACCACAGACATTATGCCGATGTTGTTCTACTCCTTCGACGGTTCCACGATACAAGTGCAG AGCGCAGCTGTTGTGGCTGTGGCCAATGTGTTTGATAGCATCGATGAGCTCTCCATTCGCCGCATGGTCCTGCCCAAGGTGAAAATGGTGTTCGAGAAGAACATTACCGATCCGAAGATAGTGCAGAACGTGCTAATGTGCATTGAGCGGGTAATGGACCGCATGGAACGGGCTCAG GTAATGGATGAGGTCCTGCCGCTGCTGGCGAACATTCGCATTCCCGATCCCGATATCATCATGCGTACTGTGC GCATCTATCATAAACTGTTTGTGGACAAAACGTACGGGTTGACCGTGGAGACGATGGCTACCAACGTGCTGCCCCTGCTCATTCCGCACACCGTAAATCCGGCACTCAATTTCGAGCATTATTGCTATCTACTGGAG GTGTTGCAGCAAATGCTGGAGGCCATCGATCGGCAGCAGAGAAACAAGTTGAAGCTGGACAACCTGTCGATGGCCTCGCCGGAACGCCACCGCACCCTGCGCCACCAATTCTCCACGGACAACATGAACGCGCCGCCCTTCAACATCCCCAACTTGCGAATAGATCAACGCAAGACGTCCAGCGCCGAGGACATGGCCCGCAAAAACTCAGGCG GCTCCGGCATGCTGGGCGGCTGGTGGTTCGGATGCTCGCCCTCGTCGCCGGACAGCAATTTCCTGCGCGTGGGCAACGTGTTCCCCAACCGGCGACTCTCGGACAACACGCTGATGACCCCCAAGATCCGGATAGCGCCCTCGTGCGCCTCCTCGCCGGGCGGTACTCCTGGCAGCGGGCTGCCGACGCGACGCCACTCGAGCATTGGGCCACAGGAGCGGCGTGGCTCCACCATCAATTTGTCACCGCCAACT tacGGTGCCCGCGGTAGCTCCGGATCGAGTCTATCGGTGCCATCCACCTCGGTCTATGTT AAATCTCCTTTATTGTACTCCCAAAAACAGGGTGGCTCCATGCCGAACACCTCGAGCAGTGTTCCCTTCCTGCTGTCGTCTAGTATGCAGTCGATAAGGTCGCGTCGCCAGTCCACCGTCCTCTCGTCGGGACCCTTGGGCTCCGGATCGGGGCTGCTGCAGCAACTGGGATCCGGCATGGTAAGACAATTAACTTCCGTATCCGGCACGGTTAGCCCGGTGCCGCTGTTGCGGGTCAATGGCACACGAAACAGCCACAGCAACGTCCGAAAGTGTCCGTCACTCAATATTACATTCAGTCAATAA
- the bma gene encoding SCY1-like protein 2 isoform X2 produces the protein MPAGTMFAKFKSTNVAASTATQSVADGNPITQYFEIGKPVACAGPELVWRIHDAYRKSDNKECSVFIFEKKIAEKLHKPRRKETITELLKSSVKTLERFRHPRILQIYHTVEESADTLAFASEPIFASLSNVLAFHESKTYETPNMTPAASGAAAAQAQAAANTLPQRPAHAKEYNFLDMELKYGFLQLTEALAYLHYSGHVIHRNVCPSSILITKRGIWKLAGMEYVERMNENDLNSSIPCPPWSNRVSKMAQPNLDFMAPETQSTSKCSLLSDMFSLGMVICAVFNNGRPLIQAGNSTSNYAKQMESLDDLVHKLMPRLPIALQEATSRMASRDATARPTAQLLQLIKYFIDTPINALKFLDVVNMKDTQQKSQFYKSTLIEAMPLIPRKLWWQNIWPMLKSEINNNEVLAAVLQPVMLFVQEATLTEYDNLMSATMKIIYNTPKSIQASVTILENLHLIIEKTKPEDVTTDIMPMLFYSFDGSTIQVQSAAVVAVANVFDSIDELSIRRMVLPKVKMVFEKNITDPKIVQNVLMCIERVMDRMERAQVMDEVLPLLANIRIPDPDIIMRTVRIYHKLFVDKTYGLTVETMATNVLPLLIPHTVNPALNFEHYCYLLEVLQQMLEAIDRQQRNKLKLDNLSMASPERHRTLRHQFSTDNMNAPPFNIPNLRIDQRKTSSAEDMARKNSGGSGMLGGWWFGCSPSSPDSNFLRVGNVFPNRRLSDNTLMTPKIRIAPSCASSPGGTPGSGLPTRRHSSIGPQERRGSTINLSPPTLARSMIGGSMPNTSSSVPFLLSSSMQSIRSRRQSTVLSSGPLGSGSGLLQQLGSGMVRQLTSVSGTVSPVPLLRVNGTRNSHSNVRKCPSLNITFSQ, from the exons ATGCCCGCCGGCACAATGTTCGCCAAATTCAAGAGCACCAACGTGGCCGCCTCCACAGCCACGCAGAGCGTCGCCGATGGCAATCCCATTACGCAGTACTTCGAAATCGGCAAGCCGGTGGCCTGTGCCGGCCCAGAGTTGGTTTGGCGCATCCATGATGCATACCGCAAGAGCGACAACAAG GAATGTTCGGTGTTTATATTCGAGAAGAAAATTGCGGAGAAGCTGCACAAACCGCGACGCAAGGAGACCATAACGGAGCTGCTAAAGAGTTCGGTGAAGACACTGGAGCGCTTCCGCCATCCGCGG ATACTGCAAATCTATCACACGGTCGAGGAGAGTGCGGATACACTGGCCTTCGCCTCCGAGCCCATCTTCGCCAGCCTCTCGAATGTGCTGGCCTTTCAC GAGTCGAAGACCTACGAGACTCCCAACATGACGCCAGCGGCGAGCGGAGCGGCAGCGGCCCAGGCCCAAGCGGCGGCAAACACCTTGCCCCAGCGACCGGCCCATGCCAAGGAATACAATTTCTTGGACATGGAGCTGAAGTACGGCTTTCTCCAG CTGACCGAGGCACTGGCGTATCTTCACTATTCCGGTCACGTAATTCATCGCAATGTGTGTCCATCTTCTATACTAATAACCAAGCGCGGTATCTGGAAGCTGGCCGGCATGGAATATGTGG AGAGAATGAACGAGAACGATTTGAACAGCTCCATTCCGTGTCCACCGTGGAGCAACCGGGTGTCCAAGATGGCCCAGCCAAATCTCGACTTTATGG CTCCCGAAACTCAGTCAACGTCCAAATGCAGCCTACTCAGCGACATGTTCTCGCTGGGGATGGTGATCTGTGCGGTCTTCAACAACGGAAGGCCGCTGATACAGGCCGGCAACTCCACCTCCAACTATGCCAAGCAAATGGAATCG CTGGATGATCTGGTCCACAAGTTGATGCCCAGGCTGCCAATTGCCCTGCAGGAGGCCACTTCGCGCATGGCCAGTCGGGATGCAACGGCCAGGCCCACCGCCCAACTGCTGCAGCTCATCAAGTACTTCAT CGATACGCCTATAAACGCTCTCAAATTCCTGGACGTGGTCAACATGAAGGACACGCAGCAGAAGTCCCAGTTCTACAAGAGCACCTTGATAGAGGCCATGCCGTTGATACCACGC AAACTCTGGTGGCAGAACATCTGGCCCATGCTTAAATCGGAGATCAACAATAACGAGGTCCTCGCCGCGGTCCTGCAGCCGGTCATGCTCTTTGTCCAGGAAGCCACGCTCACGGAGTACGACAACCTCATGTCGGCCACCATGAA AATCATCTACAATACACCGAAATCCATTCAGGCCAGCGTTACGATACTTGAGAATTTGCATTTGATTATCGAGAAGACGAAGCCGGAGGACGTCACCACAGACATTATGCCGATGTTGTTCTACTCCTTCGACGGTTCCACGATACAAGTGCAG AGCGCAGCTGTTGTGGCTGTGGCCAATGTGTTTGATAGCATCGATGAGCTCTCCATTCGCCGCATGGTCCTGCCCAAGGTGAAAATGGTGTTCGAGAAGAACATTACCGATCCGAAGATAGTGCAGAACGTGCTAATGTGCATTGAGCGGGTAATGGACCGCATGGAACGGGCTCAG GTAATGGATGAGGTCCTGCCGCTGCTGGCGAACATTCGCATTCCCGATCCCGATATCATCATGCGTACTGTGC GCATCTATCATAAACTGTTTGTGGACAAAACGTACGGGTTGACCGTGGAGACGATGGCTACCAACGTGCTGCCCCTGCTCATTCCGCACACCGTAAATCCGGCACTCAATTTCGAGCATTATTGCTATCTACTGGAG GTGTTGCAGCAAATGCTGGAGGCCATCGATCGGCAGCAGAGAAACAAGTTGAAGCTGGACAACCTGTCGATGGCCTCGCCGGAACGCCACCGCACCCTGCGCCACCAATTCTCCACGGACAACATGAACGCGCCGCCCTTCAACATCCCCAACTTGCGAATAGATCAACGCAAGACGTCCAGCGCCGAGGACATGGCCCGCAAAAACTCAGGCG GCTCCGGCATGCTGGGCGGCTGGTGGTTCGGATGCTCGCCCTCGTCGCCGGACAGCAATTTCCTGCGCGTGGGCAACGTGTTCCCCAACCGGCGACTCTCGGACAACACGCTGATGACCCCCAAGATCCGGATAGCGCCCTCGTGCGCCTCCTCGCCGGGCGGTACTCCTGGCAGCGGGCTGCCGACGCGACGCCACTCGAGCATTGGGCCACAGGAGCGGCGTGGCTCCACCATCAATTTGTCACCGCCAACT CTTGCACGGAGCATGATC GGTGGCTCCATGCCGAACACCTCGAGCAGTGTTCCCTTCCTGCTGTCGTCTAGTATGCAGTCGATAAGGTCGCGTCGCCAGTCCACCGTCCTCTCGTCGGGACCCTTGGGCTCCGGATCGGGGCTGCTGCAGCAACTGGGATCCGGCATGGTAAGACAATTAACTTCCGTATCCGGCACGGTTAGCCCGGTGCCGCTGTTGCGGGTCAATGGCACACGAAACAGCCACAGCAACGTCCGAAAGTGTCCGTCACTCAATATTACATTCAGTCAATAA